The Marivivens sp. LCG002 genome contains a region encoding:
- a CDS encoding 50S ribosomal protein L23 encodes MSAKAEHYDVIRKPIVTEKATMASENGAVVFEVAIDANKPQIKEAVEALFGVKVKAVNTVVTKGKVKRFRGTLGTRKDVKKAYVTLAEGNTIDVTTGL; translated from the coding sequence ATGAGCGCTAAAGCAGAACACTACGATGTGATCCGCAAGCCGATCGTCACCGAGAAGGCAACCATGGCATCCGAGAACGGTGCAGTTGTTTTCGAAGTTGCAATCGATGCGAACAAGCCGCAGATCAAAGAAGCTGTTGAAGCTCTCTTTGGTGTTAAGGTGAAGGCAGTGAACACTGTTGTCACCAAGGGCAAGGTCAAGCGTTTCCGCGGTACCCTCGGTACCCGCAAGGACGTCAAGAAGGCCTATGTCACCCTTGCTGAGGGTAACACCATCGACGTGACCACCGGTCTCTAA
- the rplV gene encoding 50S ribosomal protein L22, with protein MGKASNPRRVADNEAMAKTRMLRTSPQKLNLVAAMIRGKKVDKALADLTFSKKRIAADVKKCLQSAIANAENNHNLDVDELIVAEAFVGKNLVMKRGRPRARGRFGKIMKPFSELTIKVRQIEEQA; from the coding sequence ATGGGCAAGGCATCTAATCCCCGCCGCGTGGCCGACAACGAAGCAATGGCTAAGACCCGTATGCTTCGCACCAGCCCGCAGAAACTGAACCTCGTCGCAGCGATGATCCGCGGCAAGAAGGTCGACAAGGCTCTGGCCGACCTCACCTTCTCGAAAAAGCGTATCGCAGCAGATGTGAAGAAATGTCTTCAGTCCGCTATCGCCAATGCCGAGAACAACCACAATCTCGACGTCGACGAGCTGATCGTTGCCGAAGCTTTCGTTGGCAAGAACCTTGTCATGAAGCGTGGCCGTCCGCGTGCTCGTGGCCGTTTTGGCAAAATCATGAAGCCGTTTTCGGAACTCACCATCAAGGTGCGTCAGATTGAGGAGCAAGCCTAA
- the tuf gene encoding elongation factor Tu, protein MAKEKFERSKPHVNIGTIGHVDHGKTTLTAAITKYFGDFRAYDQIDGAPEEKARGITISTAHVEYETEGRHYAHVDCPGHADYVKNMITGAAQMDGAILVVNAADGPMPQTREHILLGRQVGIPYMVVYMNKVDQVDDEELLELVEMEIRELLSSYDYPGDDIPIVKGSALAAMEGRDPEIGESSIRALMEAVDSYIPTPARAVDLPFLMPIEDVFSISGRGTVVTGRVERGVINVGDSIEIVGIRDTKTTTCTGVEMFRKLLDRGEAGDNIGALLRGVDRDGVERGQVLCKPGSVKPHTKFEAEAYILTKEEGGRHTPFFANYRPQFYFRTTDVTGTVILPEGTEMVMPGDNLKFNVELIAPIAMEDGLRFAIREGGRTVGAGVVSKIVE, encoded by the coding sequence ATGGCTAAGGAAAAGTTTGAACGTTCCAAACCGCACGTCAACATCGGCACGATTGGCCACGTTGACCACGGCAAGACCACTCTGACCGCTGCAATCACCAAGTACTTTGGTGACTTCCGCGCATACGACCAGATCGACGGCGCACCGGAAGAGAAAGCTCGCGGCATCACGATTTCGACCGCACACGTCGAGTACGAGACCGAAGGCCGTCACTACGCCCACGTCGACTGCCCCGGCCACGCTGACTATGTTAAGAACATGATCACGGGTGCTGCGCAGATGGACGGCGCGATCCTCGTTGTGAACGCAGCTGACGGCCCGATGCCGCAGACCCGCGAGCACATCCTTCTCGGCCGTCAGGTAGGCATCCCCTACATGGTCGTTTACATGAACAAGGTTGACCAGGTTGACGACGAGGAACTCCTCGAGCTCGTCGAAATGGAAATCCGTGAACTTCTGTCGTCCTACGACTACCCCGGTGACGATATTCCGATCGTCAAGGGTTCGGCACTTGCCGCTATGGAAGGCCGTGATCCCGAGATCGGCGAGAGCTCGATCCGCGCTCTGATGGAAGCTGTCGACAGCTACATCCCGACCCCGGCACGTGCAGTTGACCTGCCGTTCCTGATGCCGATCGAAGACGTGTTCTCGATCTCGGGCCGTGGTACTGTTGTGACCGGTCGTGTTGAGCGCGGCGTGATCAACGTTGGCGACTCGATCGAAATCGTTGGTATCCGCGACACCAAGACCACGACCTGTACCGGCGTTGAAATGTTCCGCAAGCTGCTTGACCGCGGTGAAGCCGGCGACAACATCGGCGCGCTGCTTCGCGGTGTTGACCGTGACGGCGTTGAGCGTGGCCAGGTTCTCTGCAAGCCCGGTTCGGTCAAGCCGCACACCAAGTTCGAAGCTGAGGCCTACATCCTCACCAAGGAAGAAGGCGGTCGTCACACCCCGTTCTTCGCGAACTACCGTCCGCAGTTCTACTTCCGCACCACCGACGTCACCGGCACGGTAATCCTGCCGGAAGGCACCGAGATGGTGATGCCGGGCGACAACCTCAAGTTCAACGTTGAGCTGATCGCACCGATCGCTATGGAAGACGGTCTTCGCTTCGCTATCCGCGAAGGCGGCCGCACCGTAGGCGCAGGCGTCGTATCGAAGATCGTCGAGTAA
- the rplB gene encoding 50S ribosomal protein L2, with the protein MALKSYKPTTPGQRGLVLIDRSELWKGRPVKALTEGLTKNGGRNNTGRITMRRRGGGAKRLYRIVDFKRNKFDVSATVVRIEYDPNRTAFIALIQYDDGEQAYILAPQRLAIGDKVIASAKADIKPGNAMPFSGMPIGTIVHNIEMKPGKGGQIARAAGTYAQFVGRDGGYAQIRLSSGELRLVRQECIATVGAVSNPDNSNQNMGKAGRNRHYGIRPSVRGVAMNPIDHPHGGGEGRTSGGRHPVTPWGKPTKGARTRNKKKASSKLILRSRHAKKGR; encoded by the coding sequence ATGGCACTTAAGTCGTATAAACCGACTACGCCGGGCCAGCGTGGGCTGGTACTGATCGACCGTTCGGAGCTTTGGAAAGGTCGCCCGGTCAAGGCCCTCACCGAGGGTTTGACCAAGAACGGCGGCCGGAACAACACCGGACGGATCACCATGCGTCGTCGTGGTGGTGGTGCAAAGCGCCTCTACCGCATCGTGGACTTCAAGCGTAACAAATTTGACGTTAGCGCAACTGTCGTTCGCATCGAATATGACCCGAACCGGACCGCATTCATCGCTCTGATCCAGTACGATGACGGTGAGCAGGCCTATATCCTCGCTCCCCAGCGTCTGGCAATCGGCGACAAAGTCATCGCTTCGGCGAAGGCTGACATCAAGCCGGGTAACGCAATGCCTTTCTCGGGCATGCCGATCGGTACCATCGTTCACAACATCGAAATGAAGCCCGGTAAGGGCGGTCAGATCGCTCGTGCTGCAGGCACCTACGCTCAGTTCGTAGGTCGTGATGGCGGCTACGCTCAGATCCGTCTGTCGTCCGGTGAACTTCGTCTTGTTCGTCAGGAATGCATCGCCACCGTTGGCGCTGTTTCCAACCCGGACAACTCGAACCAGAACATGGGTAAAGCTGGTCGTAACCGTCACTACGGCATCCGTCCGTCTGTGCGCGGTGTGGCTATGAACCCGATCGACCACCCGCACGGTGGTGGTGAAGGTCGTACTTCTGGTGGCCGTCACCCGGTTACTCCGTGGGGCAAGCCGACCAAAGGTGCTCGTACCCGTAACAAGAAAAAAGCGTCCAGCAAGCTCATCCTGCGCTCGCGTCACGCTAAGAAAGGGCGCTAA
- the rpsS gene encoding 30S ribosomal protein S19, producing the protein MSRSVWKGPFVDAYVLKKAEAARESGRSEVIKIWSRRSTILPQFVGLTFGVYNGQKHIPVLVTEDMIGQKFGEYSPTRTYYGHAADKKAKRK; encoded by the coding sequence ATGTCTCGCTCTGTTTGGAAAGGTCCGTTCGTCGACGCTTACGTGCTTAAAAAAGCTGAAGCTGCTCGCGAATCCGGCCGTAGTGAAGTTATCAAAATCTGGTCGCGCCGCTCGACGATCCTCCCGCAGTTTGTGGGTCTGACGTTTGGCGTCTACAACGGCCAGAAGCACATCCCTGTGCTCGTTACCGAAGATATGATCGGTCAGAAATTCGGTGAATATTCGCCGACCCGTACCTACTACGGGCATGCTGCCGACAAAAAAGCGAAGCGGAAGTAA
- a CDS encoding TIGR02466 family protein, producing the protein MAEIETLFVTRFYKARLTEFGHAIDEEELHDSCYSIMEDDDAGMQWCEENGYPGYTSYASLTDLPWRFPIFQAIKEALDKHVQEFAKDLEFNLDGRKLVLEDLWINILPEGGNHGSHIHPHSVISGTTYVSMPEGTSALKLEDPRHPFMMSAPPRIKGARRELQAFIYQKPEIGDVYLWESWLRHEVPANTSEFDRVSVSFNYKWE; encoded by the coding sequence ATGGCCGAGATCGAGACCCTTTTCGTCACCCGCTTCTACAAAGCCCGCCTGACCGAGTTCGGCCATGCCATCGACGAAGAAGAGCTGCATGACAGCTGTTACTCGATCATGGAAGACGATGATGCAGGCATGCAGTGGTGCGAGGAAAACGGGTATCCCGGCTATACGAGCTATGCATCGCTGACCGACCTTCCTTGGCGCTTTCCCATCTTCCAGGCCATCAAAGAGGCACTCGACAAGCACGTTCAGGAATTTGCAAAAGACCTCGAGTTCAATCTCGACGGTCGCAAACTGGTGCTTGAGGATCTCTGGATCAACATTCTCCCCGAGGGCGGCAACCACGGCTCTCACATCCATCCGCATTCGGTGATCTCGGGGACCACCTATGTGTCGATGCCCGAAGGGACCTCTGCGCTCAAGCTGGAAGACCCGCGCCACCCCTTCATGATGTCGGCCCCGCCCCGCATCAAAGGCGCCCGTCGCGAGCTACAGGCCTTTATCTATCAAAAGCCCGAAATCGGGGACGTCTACCTCTGGGAGAGCTGGCTCCGCCACGAAGTCCCCGCCAACACCTCCGAATTCGACCGCGTCAGCGTGAGCTTTAACTATAAGTGGGAGTGA
- the rplP gene encoding 50S ribosomal protein L16: MLQPKRTKFRKMHKGRIHGEAKGGSDLNFGTYGLKAVEPERVTARQIEAARRAMTRHMKRQGRVWIRIFPDLPVTAKPIEVRMGKGKGSVDRWTCKVKPGRVMFEIDGVNEATAREALRLAAMKLPIKTRTVVREDW, from the coding sequence ATGCTTCAACCTAAGCGCACTAAATTCCGCAAAATGCACAAAGGCCGTATCCACGGCGAAGCAAAAGGCGGTTCGGACCTGAACTTCGGAACCTATGGCCTCAAGGCTGTAGAGCCCGAGCGTGTAACCGCACGTCAGATCGAAGCTGCACGTCGTGCCATGACGCGTCACATGAAGCGTCAAGGCCGCGTATGGATCCGTATTTTCCCGGATCTGCCCGTCACCGCAAAGCCCATCGAAGTTCGTATGGGTAAAGGTAAGGGTTCGGTCGACCGTTGGACCTGTAAAGTAAAGCCGGGTCGTGTGATGTTCGAGATCGACGGCGTCAACGAAGCCACCGCACGCGAAGCGCTGCGTCTGGCTGCGATGAAGCTCCCGATCAAGACCCGCACCGTGGTTCGCGAAGACTGGTAA
- the rplC gene encoding 50S ribosomal protein L3: MLRSGVIAKKIGMTRLFMEDGKQVPVTVLQLDNLQVVAQRTVEKDGYTAVQLGAGTAKAKRTSQAMRGHFAAAKVEPKRKVAEFRVSPENLIAVGEEIIADHYFTGQFVDVSGVSIGKGFAGVMKRHNFGGLRASHGVSVSHRSHGSVGQCQDPGRIFKGKKMAGHMGAARVTTQNLQVVKTDADRGLIMVKGAVPGSKGGWVTIKDAVKKPLSENVVFPAALKSAVKEAPAVEAAEGGENNEG; encoded by the coding sequence ATGCTGCGTTCTGGCGTAATCGCTAAAAAAATCGGCATGACCCGCCTGTTCATGGAAGACGGCAAGCAGGTTCCTGTGACCGTTCTCCAGCTCGACAACCTTCAGGTTGTTGCTCAGCGCACTGTTGAGAAGGACGGCTACACCGCTGTTCAGCTCGGCGCTGGCACTGCCAAGGCAAAGCGCACCTCGCAGGCTATGCGTGGTCACTTTGCTGCTGCTAAGGTTGAACCGAAGCGCAAAGTTGCTGAATTCCGCGTGTCCCCCGAGAACCTCATCGCCGTTGGCGAAGAGATCATCGCTGATCACTACTTCACCGGTCAGTTCGTCGACGTTTCGGGCGTTTCCATCGGTAAAGGTTTTGCCGGTGTTATGAAGCGTCACAACTTCGGCGGTCTGCGTGCATCGCACGGTGTGTCCGTATCGCACCGTTCGCACGGTTCGGTCGGTCAGTGTCAGGATCCGGGCCGTATCTTCAAAGGTAAGAAGATGGCCGGTCACATGGGTGCTGCCCGTGTAACCACCCAAAACCTTCAGGTTGTCAAAACGGACGCCGACCGTGGTCTTATCATGGTCAAGGGCGCTGTTCCGGGCTCCAAAGGTGGCTGGGTCACGATCAAGGATGCCGTCAAGAAGCCGCTCTCCGAGAACGTTGTGTTCCCGGCTGCGCTCAAGTCGGCTGTGAAAGAGGCTCCGGCTGTAGAAGCCGCTGAAGGAGGCGAAAACAATGAAGGCTGA
- the rpsQ gene encoding 30S ribosomal protein S17 produces the protein MPKRILQGVVTSNQNEQTVTVLVERRFKHPLLQKTVRKSKKYRAHDEHNKFNVGDTVRIQECAPKSKTKRWEVIDA, from the coding sequence ATGCCCAAGCGTATTCTTCAGGGTGTTGTCACCTCGAACCAAAACGAACAGACCGTAACCGTTCTGGTCGAGCGCCGCTTCAAGCACCCGCTCCTTCAGAAGACTGTTCGTAAGTCCAAGAAGTACCGTGCTCATGACGAGCATAACAAATTCAACGTCGGCGACACCGTCCGTATTCAGGAATGTGCACCGAAGTCGAAGACCAAACGTTGGGAAGTCATCGACGCTTAA
- a CDS encoding DUF2200 domain-containing protein, which translates to MTRHRVYSMSFGGLYPVYVTKVERKGRTVQELDQVIEWLTGYDASGLSAVRADGTDVEGFFAKAPALNPARHLIKGKICGVQIEEIEEETMREIRYLDKLVDELAKGRAMEKILRA; encoded by the coding sequence ATGACCAGACATCGCGTGTATAGCATGAGCTTTGGCGGGCTTTATCCCGTCTATGTGACCAAGGTCGAGCGCAAGGGACGCACCGTCCAAGAGCTTGATCAGGTCATAGAGTGGTTGACTGGCTATGATGCATCGGGTCTTTCGGCTGTCAGAGCCGATGGCACCGACGTCGAGGGGTTCTTCGCAAAAGCGCCCGCCCTCAATCCTGCGCGGCATTTGATCAAAGGCAAGATCTGCGGCGTGCAAATCGAAGAGATAGAAGAAGAGACGATGCGCGAAATCCGCTATCTCGACAAGCTCGTCGACGAGCTTGCCAAAGGTCGCGCGATGGAGAAAATCCTGCGCGCATAG
- the fusA gene encoding elongation factor G — translation MAREYPLTRYRNFGIMAHIDAGKTTTTERILYYTGKSHKIGEVHDGAATMDWMEQEQERGITITSAATTTFWQRQEDPTEEGTSDTKYRFNIIDTPGHVDFTIEVERSLAVLDGAVCLLDANAGVEPQTETVWRQADRYKVPRIVFVNKMDKIGADYFNCVKMIKDRTGGLPCPIALPIGAEDKLEGIIDLIKMEEWVWKGEDLGASWVRQPIRADLADLADEWRANMIELAVEQDDDAMEAYLEGNEPDEATLRKLIRKGTLSLSFFPVLAGSAFKNKGVQPLLNAVIDFLPAPIDVPTLMGFSPDDETEERNLPRNASDEDPFSSLAFKIMNDPFVGSLTFTRIYSGVLKKGDAIVNSTKGKRERVGRMMMMHSNNREEIEEAFAGDIIALAGLKETTTGDTLCDPNKQVVLETMTFPEPVIEIAVEPKSKADQEKMGLALARLAAEDPSFRVETNFESGQTIMKGMGELHLDILVDRMKREFKVEANIGAPQVAYRETISKPAEIDYTHKKQSGGTGQFARVKLEIQPTQPGEGYSFESRIVGGAVPKEYVPGVEKGIKSVMDSGPLAGFPVIDFKVALIDGAFHDVDSSVLAFEIATRAAMREGLKKAGAKLLEPVMKVEVVTPEEYTGGIIGDLTSRRGMVQGQDSRGNANVISAMVPLANMFGYINTLRSMSSGRAVFSMVFDHYDAVPQNLSEEIQKKYA, via the coding sequence ATGGCACGCGAATATCCGCTTACGCGATATCGTAACTTCGGCATCATGGCCCACATCGATGCCGGCAAGACCACCACGACCGAGCGTATCCTCTACTACACCGGCAAGTCCCACAAGATCGGCGAAGTCCACGACGGCGCCGCTACCATGGACTGGATGGAGCAGGAGCAGGAACGCGGTATCACGATCACTTCGGCTGCTACGACCACGTTCTGGCAGCGTCAGGAAGATCCGACCGAAGAAGGCACCTCGGACACCAAATACCGTTTCAACATCATCGACACTCCCGGCCACGTTGACTTCACCATCGAAGTTGAACGTTCGCTCGCAGTTCTCGACGGTGCTGTCTGTCTTCTCGACGCCAACGCCGGCGTAGAGCCCCAGACCGAAACCGTTTGGCGCCAGGCCGACCGTTACAAGGTTCCCCGTATCGTGTTCGTCAACAAGATGGACAAGATCGGCGCCGACTACTTCAACTGCGTCAAGATGATCAAAGATCGTACCGGCGGCCTCCCTTGCCCGATCGCTCTTCCGATCGGCGCAGAAGACAAGCTCGAAGGCATCATCGACCTCATCAAGATGGAAGAGTGGGTTTGGAAGGGTGAAGACCTCGGCGCAAGCTGGGTTCGTCAACCGATCCGTGCCGATCTCGCCGATCTCGCCGACGAGTGGCGCGCCAACATGATCGAGCTTGCCGTCGAGCAAGACGATGATGCTATGGAAGCCTACCTCGAAGGCAACGAGCCGGATGAAGCAACGCTTCGCAAGCTGATCCGTAAGGGCACCCTGTCGCTTTCGTTCTTCCCGGTCCTCGCTGGCTCGGCATTCAAGAACAAAGGCGTTCAGCCGCTACTCAACGCTGTTATCGACTTCCTGCCTGCTCCGATCGACGTTCCGACGTTGATGGGCTTCTCGCCGGATGACGAAACCGAAGAGCGTAACCTCCCGCGTAACGCTTCTGACGAAGATCCGTTCTCGTCGCTCGCGTTCAAGATCATGAACGACCCCTTCGTCGGTTCGCTCACCTTCACCCGTATCTACTCGGGCGTTCTCAAAAAGGGTGATGCAATCGTCAACTCGACCAAAGGCAAGCGTGAGCGCGTCGGTCGTATGATGATGATGCATTCGAACAACCGTGAGGAAATCGAAGAAGCATTTGCTGGCGACATCATCGCGCTTGCAGGCCTCAAAGAGACCACCACCGGTGATACTCTTTGCGATCCGAACAAGCAGGTTGTTCTCGAAACCATGACCTTCCCGGAACCGGTTATCGAAATCGCCGTAGAACCCAAGTCCAAAGCCGACCAGGAAAAGATGGGCCTCGCGCTCGCTCGTCTGGCAGCAGAAGACCCGTCGTTCCGCGTCGAAACCAACTTCGAATCCGGCCAGACCATCATGAAGGGCATGGGCGAACTTCACCTCGACATTCTCGTTGATCGTATGAAGCGCGAATTCAAGGTTGAAGCGAACATCGGTGCTCCGCAGGTGGCTTACCGTGAAACCATCTCGAAGCCGGCAGAAATCGACTATACCCACAAGAAGCAGTCCGGTGGTACCGGACAGTTCGCTCGTGTGAAGCTCGAGATCCAGCCGACCCAACCGGGCGAAGGTTACTCCTTCGAGAGCCGCATCGTTGGTGGTGCTGTTCCCAAGGAATACGTTCCCGGCGTCGAAAAAGGCATCAAGTCCGTTATGGACTCGGGCCCGCTCGCTGGCTTCCCGGTTATCGACTTCAAAGTTGCCCTCATTGACGGTGCATTCCACGACGTCGACTCCTCGGTTCTCGCCTTCGAAATCGCGACCCGTGCTGCAATGCGTGAAGGCCTCAAGAAGGCCGGCGCAAAGCTGCTCGAGCCCGTGATGAAAGTCGAAGTCGTAACGCCGGAAGAGTACACCGGTGGCATCATCGGCGACCTTACCTCCCGTCGTGGTATGGTTCAGGGTCAGGACAGCCGTGGTAACGCCAACGTCATCTCGGCAATGGTTCCGCTCGCGAACATGTTCGGCTACATCAACACTCTTCGTTCGATGTCGTCGGGTCGTGCAGTCTTCTCGATGGTCTTCGACCACTACGATGCTGTGCCGCAGAACCTCTCTGAAGAAATTCAGAAGAAATACGCCTAA
- the rpsC gene encoding 30S ribosomal protein S3 — translation MGNKVNPVGMRLQVNRTWDSRWYADTKDFGDLLLEDLKIKDFIKKEAKQAGISRVIIERPHKKCRVTIHAARPGVIIGKKGADIETLRKKLAALTSSELHLNIVEVRKPELDAALVGESIAQQLERRVSFRRAMKRSVQNAMRMGALGIRVNLAGRLGGAEIARTEWYREGRVPLHTLRADIDYALSEAMTPYGIIGIKVWIFKGEIMEHDPSARDRKAAEMQDGPAPRGGRR, via the coding sequence ATGGGTAACAAAGTAAATCCCGTCGGTATGCGTCTTCAGGTCAACCGCACCTGGGACAGCCGTTGGTACGCCGACACCAAAGACTTTGGTGACCTTCTTCTTGAAGACCTCAAGATCAAGGACTTCATCAAGAAAGAAGCTAAGCAGGCCGGTATCAGCCGCGTGATCATCGAGCGTCCGCACAAGAAGTGCCGCGTTACGATCCACGCTGCCCGTCCCGGTGTGATCATCGGCAAGAAAGGCGCAGACATCGAGACCCTTCGCAAGAAGCTCGCTGCTCTGACCTCGAGCGAACTGCACCTCAACATCGTTGAAGTGCGCAAGCCCGAGCTCGACGCCGCTCTTGTTGGCGAGTCCATCGCTCAGCAGCTCGAGCGCCGTGTTTCGTTCCGTCGCGCTATGAAGCGCTCGGTTCAGAACGCAATGCGCATGGGTGCTCTTGGCATCCGCGTCAACCTCGCTGGCCGTCTTGGCGGCGCTGAAATCGCTCGTACCGAATGGTACCGCGAAGGCCGCGTTCCGCTTCACACGCTCCGCGCTGACATCGACTATGCTCTCTCCGAAGCAATGACCCCCTATGGTATCATCGGGATCAAGGTCTGGATCTTCAAAGGCGAGATCATGGAGCACGATCCGTCGGCTCGCGACCGTAAGGCAGCCGAGATGCAGGATGGTCCCGCACCCCGCGGCGGCCGTCGCTAA
- the rplD gene encoding 50S ribosomal protein L4, with product MKADAINFDGKAAGSVELNDEIFGLEPRADILHRVVRWQRARAQQGTHSTLGRSEVSYSTKKIYRQKGTGGARHGSKKAPIFRHGGIYKGPTPRSHEHDLTKKFRKLGLRHALSAKVKAGELVVIDAAEIKEVKTSVLAKQVANLGWKRALIIDGASVNEDFARAARNLQNLDVLPSVGANVYDILRSDTLVLTKAGVEALEARLK from the coding sequence ATGAAGGCTGATGCGATCAACTTTGATGGCAAAGCTGCAGGTTCCGTCGAACTGAACGACGAAATCTTCGGTCTTGAGCCCCGCGCCGACATTCTTCACCGCGTCGTTCGCTGGCAGCGCGCTCGCGCCCAGCAGGGCACCCACTCGACCCTCGGTCGTTCGGAAGTGTCCTACTCGACCAAGAAGATCTATCGCCAGAAGGGCACCGGTGGCGCACGTCACGGTTCCAAGAAGGCTCCGATCTTCCGTCACGGTGGTATCTACAAAGGCCCGACCCCGCGTTCGCACGAGCACGACCTGACCAAGAAGTTCCGTAAGCTTGGCCTCCGCCACGCTCTTTCGGCAAAGGTCAAGGCCGGTGAACTCGTCGTTATCGACGCAGCCGAGATCAAAGAAGTCAAAACTTCGGTTCTGGCGAAGCAAGTTGCCAACCTCGGTTGGAAGCGCGCTCTGATCATCGACGGCGCTTCGGTCAACGAAGATTTCGCACGTGCTGCTCGCAACCTGCAAAACCTGGACGTTCTGCCCTCCGTTGGCGCCAACGTCTATGACATCCTCCGCAGTGACACTCTCGTGCTCACCAAGGCTGGTGTCGAAGCACTGGAGGCTCGTCTGAAATGA
- the rpmC gene encoding 50S ribosomal protein L29, with product MNAKELREKTPEQLREDLVALKKEQFNLRFQQATGQLENNARMRTVRRDAARVLTILNQKAASEA from the coding sequence ATGAACGCCAAAGAACTTCGCGAGAAGACACCGGAGCAGCTCCGGGAGGACCTCGTCGCACTCAAGAAAGAGCAGTTCAATCTGCGCTTCCAGCAGGCGACCGGTCAGCTTGAAAACAATGCACGTATGCGCACCGTTCGTCGTGACGCTGCTCGTGTGTTGACTATTCTCAACCAAAAAGCTGCTTCGGAGGCCTAA
- the rplX gene encoding 50S ribosomal protein L24: MAAKLRKGDKVVVLTGKDKGKTGEIASVDPKSGKAVVNGVNVAIRHVKQSQTSQGGRTPKAMPIQLSNLAIVDANGKASRVGFRMEDGKKVRFAKTTGDVI; the protein is encoded by the coding sequence ATGGCTGCTAAGCTCCGCAAAGGCGACAAGGTCGTCGTTCTGACTGGCAAGGACAAAGGCAAGACCGGCGAAATCGCTTCGGTCGACCCCAAATCCGGCAAGGCTGTTGTTAACGGCGTTAACGTCGCTATCCGCCACGTGAAGCAAAGCCAGACCTCGCAGGGTGGTCGCACGCCGAAGGCGATGCCGATCCAGCTCTCGAACTTGGCTATTGTCGATGCCAACGGTAAAGCATCCCGCGTCGGCTTCCGCATGGAAGACGGCAAGAAGGTTCGCTTCGCCAAGACCACGGGAGACGTGATCTAA
- the rpsJ gene encoding 30S ribosomal protein S10 encodes MAQSQNIRIRLKAFDYRVLDASTAEIVSTAKRTGASVRGPIPLPNKIEKFTVLRGPHIDKKSRDQFEIRTHKRLLDIVDPTPQTVDALMKLDLAAGVDVEIKV; translated from the coding sequence ATGGCACAAAGCCAAAACATTCGCATTCGGCTGAAAGCTTTCGATTACCGCGTTCTGGATGCGTCCACCGCTGAGATCGTAAGCACCGCGAAGCGTACCGGCGCCTCTGTGCGTGGTCCGATTCCGCTGCCGAACAAGATCGAGAAATTCACCGTTCTCCGTGGTCCGCACATCGACAAGAAGTCGCGCGACCAGTTCGAGATCCGTACGCACAAGCGTCTCCTTGATATCGTTGATCCGACCCCCCAGACCGTTGACGCGCTCATGAAGCTCGACCTCGCCGCTGGTGTGGACGTCGAGATCAAAGTTTGA
- the rplN gene encoding 50S ribosomal protein L14: MIQMQTNLDVADNSGARRVQCIKVLGGSHRRYASVGDIIVVSVKEAIPRGRVKKGDVRKAVVVRTAKEVRREDGTAIRFDRNAAVILNNNGEPVGTRIFGPVVRELRAKNFMKIISLAPEVL; the protein is encoded by the coding sequence ATGATCCAGATGCAGACCAATCTGGATGTTGCTGATAACTCTGGCGCTCGCCGAGTTCAGTGCATCAAGGTCCTCGGCGGTTCGCACCGTCGTTATGCGTCGGTTGGTGACATCATCGTAGTTTCGGTGAAAGAAGCCATCCCGCGCGGCCGTGTAAAGAAGGGTGACGTTCGTAAGGCCGTCGTCGTTCGCACCGCCAAAGAAGTACGTCGTGAAGATGGCACCGCCATCCGTTTCGACCGCAACGCAGCTGTTATCCTGAACAACAACGGTGAACCCGTTGGTACCCGTATCTTCGGGCCGGTTGTTCGCGAACTGCGCGCCAAGAACTTCATGAAGATCATCTCGCTTGCTCCGGAGGTGCTGTAA